Proteins encoded by one window of Octopus sinensis unplaced genomic scaffold, ASM634580v1 Contig13941, whole genome shotgun sequence:
- the LOC115229945 gene encoding uncharacterized protein LOC115229945, whose amino-acid sequence MEISTSYLLYISGDWNVKIGKGTKELSFMGTHGRGWRNMSGATMANFANNKKLFICNTAFQHTARHITTWIGERRNSDGHSIKIYNKIDDILSRQSQKALLCDARTYRGTLTSSDHKLLVIKLFLKRRFWINRVKNKHREARFAVELLRNYPVYRNNYSAKISQTIESINLNLPAESMWNKLKNKIKSVAKHTIGQFPKPSKEYTTLSHIQKDLRIKHINTQNQVKAAEFKIQRNKIMREIKKKCQKNYETRLQNLANEVGKYKNESQMFASVKMLARKKKSENLTIHDELGRTIYYN is encoded by the coding sequence ATGGAAATATCCACGAGCTATCTACTCTACATAAGCGGAGATTGGAACGTGAAGATCGGAAAAGGGACCAAAGAACTGAGCTTCATGGGTACCCATGGGAGAGGTTGGAGGAACATGTCTGGAGCAACTATGGCCAACTTTGCgaacaataaaaaattattcatttgcaACACAGCATTCCAACACACTGCAAGGCATATCACGACCTGGATCGGAGAGCGCAGAAACTCAGACGGACATTCAATcaaaatatacaacaaaattgACGACATACTTTCCCGACAATCACAGAAAGCTTTACTCTGTGACGCCAGAACATATAGAGGAACGCTAACATCGAGTGACCATAAACTATTGGTAATCAAACTTTTCCTAAAGAGAAGATTTTGGATTAACAGAGTCAAAAACAAACACAGAGAAGCCAGATTTGCAGTCGAACTCTTAAGAAACTATCCTGTCTACAGAAATAACTACTCAGCTAAAATATCACAAACCATAGAATCGATAAATCTCAATTTACCTGCTGAAAGTATGTGGAATAaactcaaaaacaaaataaaatcagtgGCGAAACATACGATTGGACAATTCCCAAAACCTTCAAAGGAATACACGACCCTCTCTCATATACAAAAGGATCTACGTATCAAACACATAAATACCCAAAACCAAGTGAAAGCAGCTGAGTTCaaaattcaaagaaacaaaatcatGCGAGAAATCAAGAAAAAATGTCAGAAAAACTACGAAACAAGGCTACAAAACCTTGCAAATGAAGTGGGGAAGTACAAAAACGAATCGCAAATGTTTGCATCTGTAAAGATGCTAGCGCGAAAGAAGAAATCGGAAAACCTAACAATTCATGATGAACTCGGAAGAACTATTTACTACAACTAG
- the LOC115229946 gene encoding uncharacterized protein LOC115229946, protein MGSIPYLVTASVRSRNFSVIASMNKYGMIMKELHNGPINKEFFVNYIVNLKSACIDNGIESPVFIMDNAKIHHYKLLKSKMSELNLEILYLLPYSPFLNPIENVFSKWKNHIIRGNAKKENELFILINEGFESITENDCNGFIRNMLHYVAKSLQKELIH, encoded by the coding sequence ATGGGTTCAATTCCATATTTAGTCACCGCCTCTGTAAGAAGCAGAAATTTTTCCGTTATTGCTTCCATGAATAAATATGGAATGATCATGAAAGAATTACACAATGGaccaataaataaagaattttttgtgAATTACATTGTTAACTTAAAATCTGCGTGTATTGACAATGGAATTGAATCCCCAGTTTTTATTATGGACAACGCTAAAATACACCACTacaaactgttaaaatcaaaaatGAGTGAATTAAATCTGGAAATTTTATATCTATTACCATATTCACCATTTTTAAATccaattgaaaatgttttttcaaAATGGAAGAATCATATAATCAGAGgaaatgcaaaaaaagaaaatgaattgtttattttaattaatgaggGCTTTGAATCAATTACAGAAAATGATTGTAATGGATTCATTCGAAATATGTTACATTATGTAGCAAAATCATTGCAAAAAGAACTGATCCATTAG